In a single window of the Renibacterium salmoninarum ATCC 33209 genome:
- a CDS encoding YibE/F family protein has translation MGHGHSHAVMSGSEHDGERMGSGFNGPEQRRDKSLRRQARRRAGWLLGLILGPLGLAAVVFMVLLWPSGSGTTISVNSPYAAAPGASIDTGKVQRTEAEDCQGAVAGSKGCLVAYTQPDAGGNQVPVLISPEIVVSPGVHQGDTIKYVNLSKIGPSVTGPAYVFMDFVRGVPMLLLALVYAVVVIAVARWRGLRALLGLVGAYLVLAFFILPGLVEGKPPLLLALVGSAVIMFGVLYFAHGVSARTSTALIGTLFGLMMTAGLAAWATSATYLTGLADHNTYQLQSVAGQLSITGMITCGLIISGLGVLNDVTITQASAVWELYELAPKTSARKLFTSAMRIGRDHIASTVYTIAFAYAGGALPILILVMLYRLSMGEALTSAELSEEIVRTLVGSIGLVLAIPVTTAVAVLVVKATGRRRESLPLATPEVSPGQSTLATAAD, from the coding sequence ATGGGACACGGACATTCTCATGCCGTCATGAGCGGTTCGGAGCACGACGGCGAACGGATGGGTTCAGGGTTTAATGGGCCTGAGCAGCGGCGCGATAAATCGTTGCGGCGGCAAGCTCGCCGTCGAGCTGGTTGGTTGCTTGGTCTGATCCTGGGCCCGCTTGGCCTGGCGGCCGTGGTCTTTATGGTGCTGTTGTGGCCTAGCGGTTCCGGCACAACCATCTCGGTTAATAGCCCCTATGCGGCAGCGCCGGGGGCGAGTATTGATACCGGTAAAGTTCAGCGCACTGAAGCCGAAGACTGCCAGGGTGCGGTTGCTGGTAGCAAGGGCTGTTTGGTGGCCTACACCCAACCAGATGCCGGTGGGAATCAGGTTCCGGTGCTCATCAGCCCAGAAATCGTGGTCTCGCCCGGTGTGCACCAGGGCGACACGATCAAGTATGTGAACCTCTCCAAAATCGGTCCATCGGTTACCGGACCGGCCTATGTTTTTATGGACTTTGTTCGTGGCGTGCCCATGCTGCTACTGGCCCTGGTTTATGCCGTGGTCGTCATTGCGGTAGCTCGATGGCGCGGGCTCCGGGCACTTTTAGGCCTGGTGGGCGCATATCTGGTACTTGCCTTCTTCATCTTGCCTGGCTTAGTCGAAGGCAAACCGCCGCTATTGCTGGCGCTGGTTGGCTCGGCAGTGATCATGTTCGGAGTGCTTTATTTTGCGCATGGTGTTTCTGCTCGAACCTCCACCGCATTGATTGGCACGCTTTTTGGTCTCATGATGACGGCGGGGCTTGCCGCCTGGGCTACCAGCGCCACTTACTTGACCGGACTGGCGGATCACAATACCTACCAGCTACAAAGCGTTGCGGGGCAGCTGTCGATTACCGGCATGATTACCTGTGGTCTGATCATTTCCGGCCTTGGCGTGCTCAACGACGTCACCATCACCCAGGCCTCAGCGGTGTGGGAGCTTTATGAGCTAGCGCCAAAAACTTCCGCGCGGAAGCTCTTTACCTCGGCAATGCGGATTGGCCGCGACCACATTGCCTCCACGGTTTATACGATTGCTTTCGCCTACGCTGGTGGTGCGTTACCGATTCTGATCTTGGTCATGCTTTACCGCCTCTCGATGGGCGAAGCGCTCACTAGCGCGGAACTTTCTGAAGAAATCGTGCGAACCCTGGTTGGCTCGATCGGCTTGGTTTTGGCAATTCCGGTGACTACTGCGGTTGCAGTATTGGTCGTCAAAGCAACTGGACGACGCCGCGAATCGTTGCCACTGGCGACGCCGGAAGTCAGCCCAGGTCAATCAACGCTTGCAACTGCCGCTGACTAG
- a CDS encoding DUF1295 domain-containing protein: protein MTNLFNTSASFSGGAFALNLLWSALGVLLVLAITYAVALKQKRHGVIDVAWAMGFVVVAVVSFFASAGSNADGGRRLLLLLAVALWGLRLAGFIGWRARDGKEDPRYEAMLAKAPGSANIYALQKVYLPQGLVLFFVSLTIQVGMFSTASLGWLAWLGILAWLVGMFFETVGDAQLARFKADPNTRGTVLNTGLWRYTRHPNYFGDAAVWVGLFLIAADSWPGVLTILSPALMIWALAGKTGKPLTESRMSSRPGYREYIEATSGFFPLPPRKTRSSKQKEL, encoded by the coding sequence ATGACTAATCTCTTCAACACCTCGGCTTCCTTTTCTGGTGGCGCTTTCGCACTCAACCTGCTCTGGAGTGCGTTGGGGGTTCTGCTAGTTCTTGCCATCACCTATGCGGTGGCGCTCAAACAAAAACGGCATGGCGTGATTGATGTTGCCTGGGCAATGGGTTTTGTTGTGGTCGCAGTAGTTAGCTTTTTCGCCTCAGCCGGCAGCAATGCCGACGGCGGCCGACGGCTTTTGCTGCTGCTCGCCGTCGCACTCTGGGGCTTGCGTTTGGCCGGCTTTATTGGCTGGCGCGCCCGCGATGGTAAGGAAGATCCACGCTACGAGGCGATGCTCGCAAAGGCACCGGGCTCGGCAAATATTTACGCGCTACAGAAAGTCTATTTGCCGCAAGGGTTGGTGTTGTTTTTCGTTTCGCTCACCATCCAAGTTGGCATGTTCAGTACCGCTAGCTTGGGATGGTTGGCCTGGCTCGGCATCCTAGCGTGGCTCGTCGGAATGTTCTTTGAGACCGTTGGAGACGCGCAGCTAGCTCGGTTCAAAGCAGATCCCAACACCCGGGGAACTGTTCTCAACACTGGTCTGTGGCGCTACACCAGGCATCCGAACTACTTTGGTGATGCCGCAGTCTGGGTAGGGCTGTTCCTGATAGCCGCCGACTCCTGGCCAGGGGTCCTCACCATCCTCTCCCCCGCGCTGATGATCTGGGCGCTGGCCGGCAAAACTGGAAAGCCGCTCACTGAGTCCCGGATGTCCAGCCGGCCCGGTTACCGCGAATACATTGAAGCCACCAGCGGGTTCTTTCCACTGCCACCCCGCAAAACCCGCAGCAGCAAGCAAAAGGAGCTCTAG
- a CDS encoding alpha/beta hydrolase, translating into MKRRIDEADEVPRGTLAHAPVLTIRPAHGVTKAVVLVLHGGRVNSYEPVRARHLSPSRMIPIAKLLHRWGSRHGMAVWSLRNRVRGWNGEERSPVQDARWALEKIREEHTSVPVYILGHSMGGSVAIAVADDPNVKAIVSLAPWTDEDSSTEPIRGRSVLIMRGDKDKWTSAPSSQNFAERAQGSASEIFYVRLVGAGHFMFDKIAIWQRLSASFLLRQFGTDLHIPLKPKVTKLADLLYQGRQKLLTEL; encoded by the coding sequence TTGAAACGCAGGATTGATGAGGCCGATGAAGTGCCTAGGGGAACCTTGGCGCATGCACCGGTGCTGACCATTAGGCCCGCCCACGGCGTGACCAAGGCTGTGGTGTTAGTTCTGCATGGTGGCCGAGTCAATTCCTATGAACCCGTTCGAGCCCGGCATTTAAGCCCGTCCCGAATGATTCCCATTGCCAAACTTTTACATCGTTGGGGTTCCCGGCACGGCATGGCTGTCTGGTCCTTGCGCAATCGCGTTCGCGGCTGGAATGGTGAAGAGCGCTCCCCCGTTCAAGATGCCCGTTGGGCACTAGAGAAGATCCGCGAAGAACATACTTCGGTGCCGGTTTACATTTTGGGACATTCGATGGGTGGCTCGGTAGCTATCGCAGTGGCCGATGACCCGAACGTCAAAGCAATTGTTTCGCTTGCGCCCTGGACCGATGAAGATTCGTCCACCGAACCGATCCGCGGCCGGAGTGTCTTGATTATGCGCGGCGACAAAGACAAATGGACCAGTGCGCCCTCGTCACAGAATTTTGCTGAACGGGCCCAGGGCTCCGCGAGCGAAATCTTCTACGTTCGGTTGGTCGGTGCCGGGCATTTCATGTTCGACAAAATTGCCATCTGGCAACGTCTGAGCGCCTCTTTCCTGCTCCGGCAGTTTGGCACCGATTTACACATCCCGCTCAAACCCAAAGTCACTAAGCTAGCCGACCTTCTTTACCAAGGCCGGCAAAAGCTTCTGACCGAACTGTAA
- a CDS encoding GNAT family N-acetyltransferase: MKLQTHEIYSDPQTWAHLLELRHKTLQQTRAMIESAAVKWQKYGASYWAVRLAVPVGELPACTFIGNGGINPLEDAAAGLWNLGYRLTPASWGHGLATELASAALKFAAEIRPEHPVIGRTLENNPGSFSVLEKIGLTLQWRGAEAPGSVSRLIYADRPPSQRQLQALIDLG; encoded by the coding sequence ATGAAATTGCAAACCCACGAGATCTATTCGGATCCGCAGACCTGGGCTCATCTGCTCGAGCTCCGGCACAAGACGCTGCAACAAACTCGCGCAATGATCGAGTCGGCAGCGGTAAAGTGGCAAAAGTATGGCGCTAGTTATTGGGCAGTCAGGTTGGCCGTACCTGTTGGTGAGTTGCCAGCTTGCACTTTTATTGGCAACGGCGGCATCAACCCCTTGGAAGATGCTGCGGCAGGTCTGTGGAACCTAGGCTATCGGCTGACCCCGGCCAGCTGGGGTCATGGTTTGGCCACTGAGTTGGCGAGCGCCGCACTGAAATTCGCGGCAGAAATTCGGCCGGAACATCCAGTAATCGGCAGAACGCTAGAAAACAACCCAGGTTCCTTTTCAGTGCTGGAAAAAATTGGTCTAACGCTGCAGTGGCGCGGGGCCGAAGCGCCTGGGAGCGTTTCCCGACTGATCTACGCTGATCGGCCGCCTAGTCAGCGGCAGTTGCAAGCGTTGATTGACCTGGGCTGA